GGGTTATACTGAGATAAATCTTAATCTGGGATGTCCTTCCGGGACTGTAGTCTCCAAAAACAGGGGCTCCGGATTTCTTGCAAAAAAAGAGGAGCTTGATGTTTTTTTGGAGGAAATTTTTTCTCAAGCTATAACTAAAATATCAATTAAAACCAGAATAGGCAAAGATCAGCCTGAAGAATTTTATGATTTAATACGGATATTTAACAAATACCCTATAAATGAGCTTATTATACACCCTAGAATTCAAAAGGATTTTTATAAAAATAAGCCCAATATGAAAATTTTCAGGGATGCCTTGGCTGAAAGTAAAAATCCTGTCTGTTACAATGGTGACATTTTTACAGCAAAGGACTATAAAGAGTTTTGTAATGATTTTCCCGGTGTAGATACTCTGATGTTAGGCAGAGGATTATTAATGAACCCTGCATTAGCAGGGTATGTTAAAAATGGTAGAAAATTGGAAAAAAGTTTATTAAAGAAGTTCCACGACAAAGTATATAATGATTATAAAGACATTCTTTCCGGGGAACGCAATGTCCTGTTTAAAATGAAAGAGCTGTGGTTTTATATGATAAATGTTTTTACCGACAATGAAAAATACGCCAAGAAAATTAAGAAGTCACAAAGATTATCTGATTATGATGAAGCTATATCCAGACTGTTTGAGGAACAGGAGATTGTTTAAAGGACAATAATTCCAATTACAACAACTTTATGGTAAAATTTTACTATCATTATTTTGGAGGTTGATAGTGAATAAAATAGTAGAAAATATGTTAACAAGAAGAAGCGTAAGAAACTTTAAAAAGGACCAGATATCTGTAGAGGATTTAAGCACAATTCTCTTGGCAGGAAGCTATGCCCCAAGCGGTATGGGAATGCAAAGCTGGAAATTTACTGCCATACAAAATACGGATACAATGAAAAAGGTCAATGAGTCTATCCGTCAAACTCTTTTAACTATTCCGATTGTGGCGGAAACTCACCCTTATATTGTGAGCCTGATTAAAAATGCCGAAGACGAGAACTCAAACTTCTTGTATAATGCACCAACCTATATTATTGTCTCAAATTTGATAGACAACAAAAACGCAATGCCGGATTCAGCATTGGCCATTGGTAATATGATGCTGGCGGCACACTCGCTTGGCATTGGCTCATGCTGGCTAAATCAATTGCCGGGATTTACTAATATGTCGCTGATCCGTGAAATAATGACAGTTTTAGAAATTCCCAAAAATCATATTATATATGGCTCTGTTGTTATGGGTTATGCGGCGGAGGAACCTGCACCAGCTGCACCTCGTAAAAATGTAATACACATTATTTAGCAGGCGAAATCCTTTTTTCATTATGAAAACAGTTTAGTCTATGATAAGGCATCTATTTCAGCTGGATATATTAAAAGAACAATATGGGGACGGGAATGGTTTTATGACGGAGAACATGGGTAGTACAAATTCCATGGCAAAACTAATCCTGCTTTTAAAGGAACGGCCATTCCCTGTTTACTTTACTTCCCTTAATAGTACCGACTAAAACTTTTCTGTCCCAAAGAAAACTTCATTGAAGAATTTCTTTGTAGATTCAGCTCCCATGCAATTCTTAAACACATTTGTAGATACGCCTCCAATATCAACCAGTTTGTTTACGTAATCCCTGGTAATCTGTAACTTAGCCTTCTTTTCACTTTTTGAAAGAATATCAGTTTCCCGTTCTGCTTCGATAAATGTATGTAAATTTTCATTGAAAATAGAGAGCATAATATCATCGTGTGCAATTAAGGTTTTTTTTGCTATGCATACAGTTTTTAATGAGTCATACCAGCATTCTTTAAGTTTCATATCAGGTAAATCTTCATATTTATCCTTTATGGCTTGAAGCTTGTTAAGATATGCATTATACAGCGAATCCTTTTCCCTTACCAAATCATAATACTCAACTAAAAAATTGCGTTTTTCTCCGATAAATAAACAGTCACTTGAGAAAAGAGGTAAATTCTTATAGTAAGGTGTAATGACAAAGGAAAGCATCTGTAGCACAGGTGAATCTTTTGATTCCATCAACAACAGATTACCGACACCGACAATTTCATATTGCTTGATATTATAAGCTATATTTTGTATCTGGAGGTTTGAAAACTGTCCACAGTTTATTTCATTAAGTTTATAACTGTTATTAAGAATATTCAGACCATTTTCGATTTCTTTTTCAATCATTATTTTGTTAGATACAAAAATGAAATTACCTTCCATATAATCATTCCTTTAATATTATATTTTAGATAGGTAGCTTACCTAATTAACCCATACCTTTTAATAATATCAGAATATTTTAACTTTGATAAGTTAAATTATTTAACAAATTTGGTAAATCAAAACCACAATAGATAATTGCAATTATAAATCTATGTATTTTAAACTATTCCTGTAATTATCAAGCTTTTCCTATATTTGTTAATTAAATTTTAAGGTGATATAATACCCCTTACACATTTACTAACCAAATAATACTAACATTTTGTTTATGAAGGGAAGTTTAAATTTATGAGTAAAATAGTAGATTTAATTATTGTGGGTGCCGGTCCGGCAGGACTTATGGCTGCAAAAACTGCAGCCGAGATAGGGCTTAGGGTCGTAATAGTTGAAAAAAATGTGAGCTTTGATCACCTGAAACGTGCATGTTCGGCCCAGATAATTCTGGATGATGGATATGAAAATGAATTTGTTCGTGTAAATGACGGGAAAATAATCTTTGAAAGGAATAATTTTGAGGTTAAATATTCTGGGAATTTGAAGAATATCACTGATAAATACTATTACTCTCCCCATGGACATAGAATTCATTTTGCCCATTCGGCCAGGAAGCCATTTGCAGTTAAGTTTGATAAGAACAGGCTTCTTCAGGAATTATGCAAAGAATGTGAAAACCTTGGAGTAGATATTAGAATGTCAACTCTAGCGTACAAAGGTTCGGATATGGGTGACTATGTGAAAATAGATCTAAAATCCGACGATAAGTATTATACACTTGAAGGAAAGAAAGCAATTATTGCTGAAGGCGTTAATGCAAATCTAACCGGGAAATTAGGACTAAATCAAAACAGACAGCAATTTGCAACAGCTCACGTTGTAAAATATATCCTTGAAGGGGTATCGGGGTATATACCTAACAGTTGGAACTTATACTACGGAAAAGTGTATCATTCCAATGCAGCAGTAATAGTGGGACCAAGCTTATATGGCGATGATACTGTTGAATTAACACTTTCAGGCAGTGCAAATATGAGGCCTCTATCAATTTTTGAAAACGTTATTACAAACAGTCCTCTTAAAAAGCAGTTTGCCAATGCAACTGTATTAGATACTCATGGATGTGCAGTTAAAGCGTTTATGTCTTTGAAGAAGCCGTATACGGGAAATGTCCTCTCTATAGGCGACAGTGCTGCTTTTGTTGAAGTCGAGGTACAGGGTGCTTTAATGTGCGGATATCATGCTGCAAAGGCTATAAATAGTGAGCTTGATGGTAATAATGGCTTTGAAAAATATACTGATTGGTGGAATGAGTCTTTTGAATTTAATCATAATGAATATCTTAAAGTTTCTCAGGGTTATGCACTAGTTCCTACATATACAGATGATGAGCTGGACTACTTGTTTTCTTTAGTGGAAGGGAAAACACTGGAGGGTACATATAGCCAATATAAAACCCCAAAGCTTATTTGGGATTCTATTTTACAAAGTAAGGATAAAATTCAAAATGAAAGACCTGGAATATTTAATAAAATATTAAATATGAATCAATTGACACTGGCGGCTACATTTTAACCTACATTTTTCAATTTATAAACGAAAGGGTAAAATATGAAAAACTTATTTGATTTGGTAATAGTAGGTGCAGGTCCGGCAGGACTTATGACTGCAAAAACAGCAGCCGAAATGGGACTAAAAGTAGTAATTATTGAGAAAAAGCGAGACATAAATAAAATACGAAGAGCTTGCTGTGCTCAATTTGTTATGGACAATGGATATGAAAATGAATCCTTACAAATACAAGATAATAAGGTAATTTTTACAAGAAACAACTTTAGTATACCATATACCGGACGTCTAAAGAAGGTTGTAAACAATTATCATTATTCTCCTAATGGTCATAGAATACATTTTGCTCATTCGGATGGAAGACCATTTGCATTCAAGTTTGACAAGGAACAGTTGCTTCAGGACTTATGGGAGGACTGTGAGAGGCTGGGAGTAGAGTTAAGGTTGGAAACCTTGGCATATGGCGGTAAAGATACGGGGAATTCTGTTAAGTTAGATCTTAAATCTAAAGGAAAAACTTCTACAATTGAGGCCAAAAAGCTGGTAATAGCTGAAGGTGCCAACGCAAAACTAACTGACACATTTGGTCTCAATAATGGTAGAGGCTTATTTGGAACACCTTTTGTTTTAATATACACAATTGGAAATACTTACGGCTTTGAACCCGGTAGTTGGAACCAGTATTACGGAAGAGCATATCATCCTTACGGAGAAATAATTGTTGCCCCAAGTCTGGAAGAGAATGATACTATAGAATTGACTATTATAGGAAACAAACAGTTATTGCCGGAAACATTTTATGAGGGAATTACAAAAAATAGCCCATTGAGAGAGAATTTTGCAAACTCACAGATTGTTGATAAACAAGGATGTTCACTCAGGTCTTACGCACCACTTAAAAAACCTTACTTAGGTAATGTGATTACTATAGGTGACAGTGCTGCTCATGTTGAGGTTATTGTTCAGGGTGCACTGATGTGCGGATATCATGCCGCCAGAGCTATAAAGGATGAGCTTCAAGGTAAAAATGGTTTTGAGGAGTATACCGTCTGGTGGAATGATGCTTTTGATTTTAACCGTGGTGAGTTCAATGATTTTATCAGTCTTT
This genomic stretch from Ruminiclostridium cellulolyticum H10 harbors:
- a CDS encoding tRNA dihydrouridine synthase, with the translated sequence MKFYFAPMEGLTGYIYRNAHNAFFNSIDKYFSPFIIANQIDGFKTRDLKDISPENNQELVLIPQVLTNNAKDFIYTSKKIKSMGYTEINLNLGCPSGTVVSKNRGSGFLAKKEELDVFLEEIFSQAITKISIKTRIGKDQPEEFYDLIRIFNKYPINELIIHPRIQKDFYKNKPNMKIFRDALAESKNPVCYNGDIFTAKDYKEFCNDFPGVDTLMLGRGLLMNPALAGYVKNGRKLEKSLLKKFHDKVYNDYKDILSGERNVLFKMKELWFYMINVFTDNEKYAKKIKKSQRLSDYDEAISRLFEEQEIV
- a CDS encoding nitroreductase family protein; translated protein: MNKIVENMLTRRSVRNFKKDQISVEDLSTILLAGSYAPSGMGMQSWKFTAIQNTDTMKKVNESIRQTLLTIPIVAETHPYIVSLIKNAEDENSNFLYNAPTYIIVSNLIDNKNAMPDSALAIGNMMLAAHSLGIGSCWLNQLPGFTNMSLIREIMTVLEIPKNHIIYGSVVMGYAAEEPAPAAPRKNVIHII
- a CDS encoding NAD(P)/FAD-dependent oxidoreductase, with the translated sequence MSKIVDLIIVGAGPAGLMAAKTAAEIGLRVVIVEKNVSFDHLKRACSAQIILDDGYENEFVRVNDGKIIFERNNFEVKYSGNLKNITDKYYYSPHGHRIHFAHSARKPFAVKFDKNRLLQELCKECENLGVDIRMSTLAYKGSDMGDYVKIDLKSDDKYYTLEGKKAIIAEGVNANLTGKLGLNQNRQQFATAHVVKYILEGVSGYIPNSWNLYYGKVYHSNAAVIVGPSLYGDDTVELTLSGSANMRPLSIFENVITNSPLKKQFANATVLDTHGCAVKAFMSLKKPYTGNVLSIGDSAAFVEVEVQGALMCGYHAAKAINSELDGNNGFEKYTDWWNESFEFNHNEYLKVSQGYALVPTYTDDELDYLFSLVEGKTLEGTYSQYKTPKLIWDSILQSKDKIQNERPGIFNKILNMNQLTLAATF
- a CDS encoding NAD(P)/FAD-dependent oxidoreductase, whose product is MKNLFDLVIVGAGPAGLMTAKTAAEMGLKVVIIEKKRDINKIRRACCAQFVMDNGYENESLQIQDNKVIFTRNNFSIPYTGRLKKVVNNYHYSPNGHRIHFAHSDGRPFAFKFDKEQLLQDLWEDCERLGVELRLETLAYGGKDTGNSVKLDLKSKGKTSTIEAKKLVIAEGANAKLTDTFGLNNGRGLFGTPFVLIYTIGNTYGFEPGSWNQYYGRAYHPYGEIIVAPSLEENDTIELTIIGNKQLLPETFYEGITKNSPLRENFANSQIVDKQGCSLRSYAPLKKPYLGNVITIGDSAAHVEVIVQGALMCGYHAARAIKDELQGKNGFEEYTVWWNDAFDFNRGEFNDFISLYGSLTMMPKYTDDELDYLFSLLVGKVLNGNFSQFEVPKKVWNSILEYKGQIETERPLLFEKIKKIDNLKL